In Panicum virgatum strain AP13 chromosome 4N, P.virgatum_v5, whole genome shotgun sequence, a single window of DNA contains:
- the LOC120669821 gene encoding protein GRAVITROPIC IN THE LIGHT 1-like → MIRPGSKESQNYDNNNQKVHPQPIDENMNQNGDSMDTMIGRIFNNISSLKSAYIQLQEAHTPYDPDRIQEADKLVIEELTKLSELKHAYREKNPKPVAASPQDARLLSEIQEQQNLLKTYEVMVKKFQSQIQTRDTEITHLQQQIDEAKLRKSKLEKKLKQRGLLNKESEESDEEENYFSIELTPSLFTSAVDNAYQSMHDFSKPLINMMKAAGWDLDAAANAIEPAVFYTRRAHKKYAFESYICQRMFSGFQEESFSIKDSNISVSNEAFFHQFLAVRAMDPLDVLSQNPDSVFGKFCRSKYLLLVHPKMEGSFFGNMDQRNYVMSGGHPRTPFYQAFLKLAKSIWLLHRLAYSFDPKVKVFQVKKGSEFSDIHMDSVVKNIILDEGAERPKVGLMVMPGFLIGTSIIQSRVYLSGVKCAD, encoded by the coding sequence ATGATCCGCCCAGGCTCAAAGGAGTCACAAAATTATGATAATAATAACCAAAAAGTTCATCCTCAACCAATCGATGAGAATATGAATCAGAACGGAGACTCAATGGACACTATGATCGGGAGGATATTCAACAACATATCCTCTTTGAAATCTGCATACATTCAACTGCAAGAAGCCCACACCCCATATGACCCTGACAGGATCCAGGAAGCTGATAAGCTTGTCATAGAGGAGCTTACAAAGCTTTCTGAACTCAAGCATGCTTACAGAGAAAAAAATCCCAAGCCTGTAGCAGCATCCCCTCAAGATGCACGCTTACTTTCTGAAATACAAGAGCAGCAGAATTTGTTGAAGACCTATGAGGTCATGGTAAAGAAGTTCCAGTCCCAGATCCAGACTAGAGATACTGAGATTACCCATTTACAGCAGCAAATTGATGAAGCTAAACTCCGAAAGTCAAAGCTGGAGAAGAAACTGAAACAAAGGGGCCTGCTTAACAAGGAATCAGAGGAATCTGACGAAGAGGAGAACTACTTTTCCATTGAATTGACACCAAGTTTGTTTACATCTGCTGTTGATAATGCATACCAGTCGATGCATGACTTTTCAAAGCCTTTGATCAACATGATGAAGGCTGCAGGTTGGGATCTTGATGCAGCTGCTAATGCAATCGAACCTGCTGTATTTTACACAAGAAGGGCTCACAAGAAGTATGCTTTTGAATCATATATTTGCCAAAGAATGTTCAGTGGGTTCCAGGAAGAGAGCTTTTCTATCAAAGATTCAAACATCAGCGTATCCAATGAGGCTTTCTTCCATCAGTTCCTCGCCGTACGAGCCATGGATCCTTTGGATGTCCTGAGCCAAAACCCTGATTCAGTATTTGGCAAGTTCTGCAGAAGCAAATACCTACTACTCGTGCACCCCAAAATggaaggttctttcttcggcaATATGGATCAGAGGAACTATGTCATGAGCGGTGGCCATCCAAGGACACCTTTCTATCAGGCTTTTCTAAAGCTAGCGAAGTCAATATGGTTGTTGCACAGGCTGGCATACTCCTTTGATCCAAAGGTCAAGGTCTTTCAAGTGAAAAAGGGAAGTGAATTTTCGGATATCCACATGGATAGCGTTGTCAAGAACATCATCCTAGACGAAGGTGCAGAGAGGCCGAAAGTTGGCCTGATGGTGATGCCTGGTTTCTTGATTGGGACCAGCATCATACAGTCCCGGGTGTACCTTTCAGGTGTCAAGTGTGCTGACTGA